The sequence TCATGAAGAGGGCAACGATATTTTACAGCTGATTACACCGGTTCGTACATTCTAAACAATCTAATAAACGACAAAAAAAGTTATCCACATGTGGGTAACTTTTTTTGTGTTCTAAAAGCGTTATACGCGATTTAAAGTAAAAGTAAGGACCTAAGCTCTAATGTGATTAAAATAAGAATTTAGAAGTCTCTGAGCGCTGTATGGCCTCATTTTTACAGCAGTGTTAAGAATTTACTATTTACTTTGCTATCTCTAAATGAGTTAACAAACTGTCTCTAATAAAGAACTTGCAGTTTCAGTAATAAAAAAGCGTTTTAGATGACTATAAAAAACATATAAATTAAAGGATAAAACAAGCATAACGAACACGTTAATCCACTTATAAAAAACATTATTCTTTGTATTACGACTAAAGACCATAGGCAATGTTAATAAACCAAATGGTGCGATTGGGATAGATATTATCATGATAATGGCTAATAACCAACTTTCATCAGCGTTTTTAGAAATTGTTACTTTATTTTCTGTTTGTTCTTCTTTTGTTAAATCAGCAATGGATAGTTCATAAAAAGCACTTAATTTTTTTAAAGTTTCAATGTTCGGAGTACCTGTGCCATTTTCCCATTTCGAAAGAGAC comes from Brochothrix thermosphacta DSM 20171 = FSL F6-1036 and encodes:
- a CDS encoding helix-turn-helix domain-containing protein → MLANRLKKARKRKKITQQEVADALNFSRQSLSKWENGTGTPNIETLKKLSAFYELSIADLTKEEQTENKVTISKNADESWLLAIIMIISIPIAPFGLLTLPMVFSRNTKNNVFYKWINVFVMLVLSFNLYVFYSHLKRFFITETASSLLETVC